In Anabas testudineus chromosome 12, fAnaTes1.2, whole genome shotgun sequence, the genomic stretch CCAGAACAAGCGCTTTTATCTGGACGTCAAGCAGAACAGCAAGGGCCGGTTCATTAAAATCGCCGAGGTCGGGGCCGGGGGCTCCAAAAGCCGCCTGACCCTCTCCCTGTCGGTGGCGGCGGAGTTCCGCGACTACCTCGGGGATTTCATCGAGCACTACGCCCAGCTGGGGCCTAGCAGCCCGGAGCAGATCGCTCAGGCCACCGTTGGCGAGGACGGCGGGCCCAGGCGAGCGCTGAAGAGCGAGTTCCTCGTCCGGGAGAACCGCAAGTACTACCTGGACCTGAAGGAGAACCAGCGGGGGAGGTTCCTCCGGATCCGGCAGACCGTCAACCGCGGACCTGGCTTCGGAGTCGGGGGCCCCGCGGGCGGCATGCTGGCCGGCCAGACCATCGCCCTCCCGGCCCAGGGCTTGATAGAGTTCCGAGACGCCCTTGCTAAGCTCATAGATGATTACGGAGGAGACGACGACGAGCTGGCCGGGGGCGCAGCCTCCGGGGGCTACGGGGAGCTCCCCGAGGGCACCTCCATCATGGTGGACTCCAAGCGGTTCTTCTTCGACGTCGGGTCCAACAAGTACGGAGTGTTCCTGCGTGTGAGCGAGGTGAAGCCCAGCTACAGGAACTCTATCACCATCCCCTTCAAAGCCTGGAGCAAGTTCGGAGGCGCGTTCTGCAGATACGCCGAAGAGATGAAGGAGATCCAGGAGAGGCAGAGGGACAAGATGTACGAGAGGAGAGACGAGTCCGAGGGGGACGAGGTGGACGACGACTGAGGAGCCGGAACAGCTGTTAGTCCAGTTACAGATGTGCAGCGTAGGGGtaatttgcaaaacaaaaaagacagagaagtgCATGACAAATCGTGCTGTAATAGCTACTAAAGTATCGTGGCGTTCAAAAAAGTACATGTGCAGGGAGTCGTCGGTGTGTTATCCTAAAGTGTGCAGGGTGGTGGTTTGTGTGAATCCATGGAAGTGgactaaatgtgtaaatgagGTCAGTCTGATgggctgaaaacacacagagagagagatttaatgtttaaaaagaaaagaagaagaagagaatatACTAAAACCAGCAAATTGGTTTTTATAACTACAAGTGAAACCAATGAATGCTTCCTGTTTGCAACATAGATTCTATTTAAAGAGTGAGGAGTCAACCTGTTTAAGATGTTTTCCTTCTTATTCCTGTTAAAGTCCAGGTCTTTGCTCAGTCGGCAGTTTTGTGTGGATTCTTGCAAGTGAGTCAGAGGAATGTAGAGAAAGCTGCAGATGGAGGgatgtcaaacagcagcaggccGCTAATTGAAAAGATGACCCAAAATGTTAGGGGAAGTTAGTGAGAGGATTATCTGTAAGCCCGAACAACACGGGCCCTGCAGACTAAATGAAAGCTTTGACTCCAGCGGTCAGCTACAGCGGGGGTCAGCTGGGTTTTATGTTATACATACAATCTAAGCAATATTTCTTCAAGGCCGAAATGTTTTCAGCAAGTGAGGAGGAGCAGTTTCCCGTCACCAGAGCATCCCTGGTGTTTGGGAACGACCACTTGGGAAAGCCAACGTGTGGGGAGACGACTGTGTTTTAGTGTGCATTCTGTgggagccccccccccccctcaaaGGGACAACATACAGATACATATATGGGACTTTTAATGCTCATCTGCTCCCACGTGCCGCTACAGGGGTCCAAATGTCTGACAGTTGGACGGGAGCATCACACGATGAGTGATGAGTTTTCCCACCGTCAGTCTGTGCGTCGTGGCCTGAGCtggacggacggacggacggacgtCTTCTCCAGCTCAGGCCGTTTTCTGACAGAACATCTTCCAACGTGTGAAGGCCCTGGACACATTAatggctgttttctttttgtgtttgttttttcaaaagagaactttattaaaatgagaTTCTACTTATAGGAAGAAAAATATTACCAAACAAACCAGCAGAAGATATTTTGAACTATTCATAAAAATGTACTGTGTAAAaggaatttcaaaataaaagaaaaggttaATTTCTTAAAACAAAGATGTGACTCAAACCTCCAGATCCagactttttcattttgtttttctagacTGAAAATATAACACTTCCGTAATTAAAATGAGTTAAAATGCAATAACAAATGTTGTGgctgtatatttttaaatctgtattCACAGGAAGGAGCGATTATTGTTACTGCCGATGGTTTTGACAAtaattttgttgtttgactAATTCTTAGTCTAAAATGTCTATAAATGCAGCAGCCAAATAATTTAGAATTACAGTGATTAAAAATCAGGATAATTACTTTAAGAAGCTGAAATCTGAGAACATTTGGTGTTTTTACTTGATAAACGGCttcaattatttaattttgaGATTATGATCATCACgtgttgtgttttgtcattttactgGCTGATTAATCttttatataataacattatattttagacATCTTGTAATAAAGTGGGAGTCTGATATCATTGATTTGTACTGTTTAAAAATAGGTGAAGTCGCCCTTTAAAGTATCCACAGTTACAGTACTCACGCttcatgttgttattttaattatgtgtattattaagtactgtacttcagtacagGTAGAGTATCGTTCTGAAAAGGGCCGAGCTGCataatgagtacttttacttcacagGACTGTGTATtagagtatttctacactgtgatACTCAAGTAAAACATCTCAGGTGGAGGTCATTCTGTTCAtttttcatatacagtatagtttAAGTCTGAAACCTTAATGAACTCTACATCAGGatattttaatcactttaatcAGTTCCttccagctgttttatcaaataaatctctggtttcagcttctcaaatacgcacattttatttttttgtctgttcaaATCCAACGTCTCATTGGGCTCTGAGAAGCTGTGGTGAACTTTGTCACTGATTTCATGATTTCTTtataaaga encodes the following:
- the purbb gene encoding transcriptional activator protein Pur-beta: MVELKMADGDSGSERGGGGGGGGGGGGGFQHFQRDQETQELASKRLDIQNKRFYLDVKQNSKGRFIKIAEVGAGGSKSRLTLSLSVAAEFRDYLGDFIEHYAQLGPSSPEQIAQATVGEDGGPRRALKSEFLVRENRKYYLDLKENQRGRFLRIRQTVNRGPGFGVGGPAGGMLAGQTIALPAQGLIEFRDALAKLIDDYGGDDDELAGGAASGGYGELPEGTSIMVDSKRFFFDVGSNKYGVFLRVSEVKPSYRNSITIPFKAWSKFGGAFCRYAEEMKEIQERQRDKMYERRDESEGDEVDDD